From one Lotus japonicus ecotype B-129 chromosome 3, LjGifu_v1.2 genomic stretch:
- the LOC130742991 gene encoding mitogen-activated protein kinase 19-like gives MYRTEHFEEVDFFIEYSDANRYKILEVIGKGSYGVVCAAIDTHTGGMVVIKKIHNAFEHISDAIRILREVKLLRLLRHPDIVEIKRIILPPSRREFKDIYVVFELMEYDLHQVIKANDDLIREHNQFFLYQILRALKFMHTEVLTGKPLFPGKSVVHQLDLITDLLGRPSPEVIAGVRNEKARKYLTEMRKKAVVPFEQKIPIADPLALRI, from the exons ATGTATAGAACAGAACATTTTGAAGAGGTAGATTTTTTCATTGAGTACAGCGATGCCAATAGATATAAAATTCTTGAAGTAATTGGGAAGGGTAGCTATGGAGTTGTATGTGCAGCAATTGACACGCACACAGGGGGAATGGTTGTAATAAAAAAGATTCATAATGCTTTTGAACATATTTCTGATGCTATTAGAATCCTCCGGGAAGTCAAGTTGCTAAGACTATTAAGGCACCCTGATATTGTTGAGATTAAGCGGATCATCTTGCCACCTTCAAGGAGGGAGTTTAAAGATATTTATGTAGTCTTTGAGCTTATGGAATATGATCTCCATCAAGTCATCAAAGCTAATGACGACTTGATTCGTGAACACAATCAGTTTTTTCTTTATCAGATACTGCGTGCATTGAAGTTCATGCATACAG AGGTCCTGACAGGAAAGCCATTGTTTCCTGGTAAAAGTGTTGTGCATCAATTAGATTTGATTACTGATCTTCTTGGGAGACCATCACCTGAAGTTATTGCAGGA GTTCGAAATGAGAAGGCAAGGAAGTACTTGACGGAAATGCGGAAAAAAGCTGTTGTGCCATTTGAACAAAAAATTCCAATTGCTGATCCACTGGCACTTCGCATTTGA
- the LOC130744216 gene encoding cation/H(+) antiporter 15-like, which translates to MDHLGCYNVTMLNPNRIWQTGNVLKSELPIIAIQLTWGAMMSRLFFFAYKPLHQPRLIAQISVGILLTYPFLGKFQSIYGFIYPVEGVLNIEVLAHFGLVFYAFLTGLEMNLDTILHAKKKAVSIAAAGIIFPMVVAPGLYYLHRILYKSDPHERLTIMEESSISGYLIWTLVLTVTGFPVVAHTLSELKLLYTGLGKNAITAAMISDTYSWILFMLLIPFSTIGEKAVYSVASTVVFVFVCIFLVRPILVRIIDRKTENGEWDDEELLYVVMGVLVCSLITDVLGTHSIVGAFVYGLILPHGRFADHVISVSDDFAGGFFVPLYFNGSGMRLLFTSMFLQVHWPFTGLIVLLLCTLKIVSTLFTTFFFGMRIQDGLSLGLILNSKGAMALIMLAMAWDRQIFLIPTYAVAASAAVLMTMVVAPIINIVYKPRKRFEQNKLKTIQKLRVDAELRILACVHNNRHATGMISLIESFNATRLSPMHVFALFLVELTGRGAALVAAHMAQPISQVGEQNLTKSQAEFESINHTFQSLAEAYDAVRVQALNVVSAYATIHEDIYNAANEKRTSLILLPFHKHLTSEASLETTSVAYKDINQNVIQGAPCSVGIFVDRDFGLLPKTDIRILMLFVGGPDDREALAVAWRMAGHPGIQLSVVRVLLFDDAAEVDTTHHGEAQGILNAVMDSEKQKELDDEYVSAFRLTAVNNDDSISYSEVDVHNGEEIPMVLNKLDKLACDLYIVGQGNCRSSRVFSSLLEWCDCFELGVIGDILASNNFGSRASVLVVQQYGYGGMVLGKNLKHATANIDGFETLVVKAE; encoded by the exons ATGGATCATCTTGGATGTTACAATGTAACTATGCTTAATCCCAATCGAATATGGCAAACTGGTAATGTTCTAAAATCGGAGCTGCCTATTATCGCCATTCAACTTACCTGGGGTGCAATGATGTCTCGTCTTTTCTTCTTTGCCTATAAACCCCTTCACCAACCTCGTCTCATAGCACAGATCTCT GTGGGTATCCTACTAACTTACCCTTTCTTAGGGAAGTTTCAATCTATTTACGGGTTCATTTATCCGGTAGAAGGTGTCCTAAACATTGAAGTGTTGGCACACTTTGGTCTAGTATTTTATGCCTTTCTCACTGGTTTAGAAATGAATTTGGACACCATTCTTCACGCGAAAAAAAAGGCGGTGAGCATAGCCGCTGCTGGGATCATCTTCCCCATGGTTGTTGCACCCGGCCTCTATTATCTACATCGAATACTCTATAAATCTGACCCTCATGAACGCTTGACCATAATGGAGGAAAGTTCAATAAGCGGTTATTTGATCTGGACTCTAGTTCTCACCGTGACAGGTTTCCCGGTGGTGGCTCACACGCTTTCCGAGCTCAAGCTCTTATACACCGGTCTCGGTAAAAACGCTATAACCGCCGCCATGATCAGCGATACCTACAGCTGGATTCTGTTCATGTTGTTGATTCCGTTCTCGACCATTGGTGAGAAGGCAGTGTACTCTGTCGCGAGCACCGTAGTCTTCGTTTTTGTATGTATCTTTTTGGTACGTCCGATCCTTGTGCGGATTATTGATCGCAAGACGGAGAATGGCGAGTGGGATGATGAGGAATTGTTGTATGTGGTGATGGGGGTTTTGGTTTGTTCATTAATTACAGACGTTCTGGGAACACATTCCATTGTTGGGGCTTTTGTGTACGGACTGATTTTACCTCATGGGAGGTTCGCTGACCATGTGATTTCGGTTTCAGATGATTTTGCCGGTGGATTTTTTGTGCCTCTCTACTTCAATGGAAGCGGAATGCGACTTTTGTTCACATCCATGTTCCTCCAGGTGCATTGGCCCTTTACAGGGTTGATTGTGCTCTTGTTGTGTACCCTCAAGATTGTAAGCACTTTGTTTACAACTTTCTTCTTTGGCATGCGCATTCAAGATGGTTTGTCCTTAGGCTTGATTCTCAATTCTAAAGGTGCCATGGCATTGATCATGCTCGCCATGGCTTGGGACAGGCAG ATTTTTTTGATACCGACCTATGCTGTGGCTGCTTCAGCTGCTGTTCTAATGACCATGGTAGTTGCGCCCATCATCAATATCGTCTACAAGCCAAGAAAGAGATTTGAGCAGAACAAGCTAAAGACTATACAAAAGCTAAGAGTTGATGCAGAGCTTCGAATCCTAGCATGTGTCCACAACAATCGCCATGCTACAGGTATGATAAGCCTCATCGAATCCTTCAATGCCACGAGACTCTCCCCGATGCACGTCTTCGCTCTTTTCCTCGTTGAACTTACCGGACGCGGAGCTGCCCTTGTTGCCGCCCACATGGCGCAACCTATCAGCCAGGTCGGAGAACAAAACCTGACCAAATCTCAAGCAGAGTTTGAAAGCATCAACCACACCTTCCAATCATTAG CTGAGGCCTACGATGCTGTGAGAGTCCAAGCCCTGAACGTGGTGTCAGCCTACGCAACCATTCACGAGGACATATACAATGCAGCCAATGAGAAACGTACGAGCTTAATTCTCCTTCCGTTCCACAAACACTTAACCTCAGAAGCGTCGCTTGAAACCACAAGTGTCGCGTACAAAGACATAAATCAAAACGTGATACAAGGTGCGCCTTGTTCCGTTGGAATCTTCGTGGATCGAGACTTCGGGTTGTTGCCCAAAACCGACATCCGTATTCTCATGTTGTTTGTTGGAGGGCCGGACGACCGTGAAGCGTTGGCCGTTGCATGGAGGATGGCCGGGCATCCGGGAATCCAACTATCAGTTGTTCGAGTTCTCTTGTTCGATGATGCCGCAGAGGTGGATACTACACATCACGGTGAAGCGCAGGGAATACTGAATGCTGTAATGGATAGTGAGAAGCAAAAGGAGTTGGATGACGAGTACGTGAGTGCGTTTCGGCTCACCGCGGTGAACAATGACGACTCTATCTCGTACTCGGAGGTTGATGTCCATAATGGTGAGGAAATACCTATGGTACTAAATAAGCTGGACAAGCTTGCTTGTGACTTGTACATAGTGGGACAAGGTAATTGTAGGAGTTCTCGTGTTTTTTCAAGTTTGTTGGAATGGTGTGATTGCTTTGAGCTTGGAGTGATTGGGGATATTTTGGCGTCTAACAATTTTGGGTCGAGGGCTTCTGTGCTGGTTGTGCAACAATATGGGTATGGAGGAATGGTTTTGGGAAAGAATTTAAAACATGCGACTGCTAATATTGATGGCTTTGAGACTCTTGTTGTGAAGGCGGAATGA